From the genome of Gemmatimonadaceae bacterium:
TCACGCGGGTTGCCGATGCGCGCGAGGAGCGCGAGGCCAGGGCGAAGCGCGTCGCGGAGTCGGGGGCGCACTGGGGCGCCGAGGCGTTTGACGAGCGACTGGCCGACCTGGAGGTGCAGATGCGCCGCGCCGCCGAGGACCTCGACTTCGAGCAGGCGGCGCGACTGCGCGATGAGGTGTTCGAACTGCGGGCGTCGCGGGATCGGGCGGCCAATGCACGCAAGCGCGACGCGTTCGCCGACATTCGCGCGAGCCGTTAGGCGCGTGCCCGCTCGCGGCGAACGCCTCGACCTGCACCTGTCCCGCGACGCCCTCGTGCACTGGGGGACCGAGATCGGCGCTGGCCTTGTCCCCGGTGACGTGGTCACGCTGCGCGGCGACCTGGGTTCCGGGAAGACCACGCTGGCGCAGGCGCTCTGCGCCGGGTATGGCGTCGCCGGCGAGGTGACCTCGCCGACCTATGCGCTCGTGCACGAATACAACGCACCGCGCTCGATCGTCCGGCACCTCGACCTCTACCGGCTCACGTCGCCGGACGACCTCACCAACCTTGGCTTCGACGAGATGGTCGGCGACGGGCTGCTGCTCATCGAATGGCCCGAGCGCGCCGGAGCGCGAGTGCCCGCGCCCAGCGTCGCGATCACGCTGTCGCATGTCGCGGGCGAGCCGGATGCGCGCCGGCTCTCGGTGGAACGCTGATGCTGCTCGCGATCGAAGCCAATGCGTCCGGAGGGAGCGTCGCGCTGTTTGACGGCGGGCGCCTGCTGGGTGAGCGCTCGGTCGTCATGAAGGGCGCCACGGAGGAGCGGCTCATGCCCGCTGTCGTGGACCTCGTGACCGCGCATACCCATTGGGGCGAGCTGACGGCGCTCGTGGTGAGCGGTGGCCCGGGGAGCTTCACGTCGCTTCGCATC
Proteins encoded in this window:
- the tsaE gene encoding tRNA (adenosine(37)-N6)-threonylcarbamoyltransferase complex ATPase subunit type 1 TsaE encodes the protein MHASATRSPTFARAVRRVPARGERLDLHLSRDALVHWGTEIGAGLVPGDVVTLRGDLGSGKTTLAQALCAGYGVAGEVTSPTYALVHEYNAPRSIVRHLDLYRLTSPDDLTNLGFDEMVGDGLLLIEWPERAGARVPAPSVAITLSHVAGEPDARRLSVER